The sequence GCTGCCTAACCGGCCGGCGAGCACCAGCGGCCCGTACATCAGGGCCTGCACGGCCGGATTGTCCGGCGTCGGATCCGCGTGCAGGCCCATCGGCAGCGCCATCTCCAGCCGATCGCCATCCTTCCACGTGCGGTCGACCACCAGATAGCTGCTCGGACCCGCGAACGCGTCCAGCCGCCGGCCGTTGAGCGTCGCCGAACCGGCGCGCCCAACCCAGTAAGGCACACGCACGCGCATCGCGAAGCGCGTCGGGCGCGCGCAGTGCACGGTGAGGCGCGTCGATTCCTCGAGCGGAAACCGCGTCTCTTGCGTGAGGCGCACGCCCCGCTCCCGATCGTCCAGCTCCGACGCGATGAACAGATTCACGTACACGCCCGCGTCGTCGTGAAAATAGATGCTGTCGCCGAACTTCGAGTACGACTCGAGTCCCGTCCCGTTGCAGCACCAGAACGACTCGTTCGGATGACCGAACAACTTCCAGTAGCCCGATGCGAGCGGCACATAGTACAGCGTCATCCCGTCGGCCGGATGCTGCGTCCCCAGGATGCCGTTGAACAGCGCGCGTTCGTAAAAGTCCGCGCACCGCGGATCGGCAGTCCAACCGAATACATGGCGCGTCAGCTTGAGCATGTTGTACGTCGTGCAACATTCCTGCGTGTATCCGCTCAATTGCGTCGACAGCACATCGGGCTCCGCCTGCCATCCTTCGCCGTTGCTCGTCCCGCCGGTGCAGTACGCGCGATGCCCCGTGACCTCTCGCCAGAAGTAATCGGCGACTGCGTGGTACCGCGCATCGCCGACGACCTCGTACCGGCGCGCCGCGCCGATGATCTTGGGAATGGTCGTGTTGACGTGCAGTCCCTTGAGCTCGTCGCGCCCCATGGCCAGCGGCGCGAACACCCGCTCGTGGTCGAACCGGTGCGCCAGCTGCGCCCACTGCGCATCGCCGGTCACCGCCGAGAGATTGTACAGCACTTCGTTCATTCCGCCGTACTCGCGCTCGAGCACGCGCGCCATCGCCTCGTCGCCTAACGGAGAGACCCAGCCGCGCGTCCACGCGGCCAGACCCGTGAGCACCGTCATCGCCTGCGCGTTGCCGGTGTACGCGTACGTGTCCAACAGCCCGGCGATGATCTTGTGGATCGTGTAGAACGGCGCCCACACGTTCTTCCCTTCGCGCAATCGGTCGAAGAACTCTTCGGGAAACGCGCTGACGTACCCGTTGCCATGTGCTTGCTGGCACTGCGCCAGGACGCTCACCACGTACGCGCCGCGCTTCCGCAGTTCCGGATCGCGCATGCTCGTGCTCATGAGCGCGCACCCCGACATGAAGTGCCCGGTATAATGCCCGCGCAGCTCGTTCACCGGCGCTTCCCAACCGCCGAGAGGTTGGGCCGATGATGCAAGACCGGCTGTGATGCGGAACATGTGCAGCAGCCGGTCGGGATCGATGCTCAGCAGATGACGGCGCGCAATTTCAGTTTGATCGAGAAACGGACCGGGGCGCAGTTGGACGCGCGCGAGATCGAATGGTTGCACAATGCTGGGGTCGCTCGCAGCGCCCGAGAACCATCGCCGCCGTGCAGCCAGCGCGCGTCGCGGCCAGATGGTCGCGGCCGCCGCTGCGGCCGCCGTGCCAATCACGAACTCTCGGCGCGTCACGTCGCTACTCATTCGATCTCACTCCGCGCTCGTCGGCCAGATCGGGTCGCATCGCGAGCCCGCCGCGCGCGCCCCTCCATTTTGCGATGCTACGCCGAGGCACTCGCGGCGTCAATACAACGTCCCGCAAGGATAGAGGTACAGTTTGGATCGCTCGGCTGCTCCGCGCTGGATCCAGCTCGGCTCGTGAACATCATTCGTTGTTTGTTGGGCTCTTCGGGAATTCCCGGGAACGTGGTCGGGAAAAAAATCGAACGAATGGTAGAACATGGATCGTGAGGCGTGCCGGACGGTCAGAGTGCTACGCTCATGAAGACGCGGACAAAGCACGACACAACGGACACGACACGAGCAACACCAAGGCTTTGATTTTTGTCGGTGCTTTGTCCGTTGTGTCCTGCTGTGTCCGCGTCTTCATGAACGTAGATGCAAGCCATGAGGGAACAGCATCCCGGCCACTCGCTCAGGAGAAGAACCGGTACCGCAAGCGCTTGACCGCGCGTCATCAGCGCGCGTAGTCTCCGCACCATGCCAACTCGTGCGATCGCACAATCTTCCTCGGCGCTCGATACTCTGCTTCGCCGCGACCTCGCCGTGCTCGACCATGCGGACTTGCGCCGCGAGACGCATGCGGTGCGCGGCCGCCGGGGCGCCGCTGTGTCCGCCGACGGGCGCGCGGCCGTCGACTTCTCGTCTAACGACTACCTGGGCCTGGCCGGCGATCCGCGTATCGCCAGTGCGATAGCGGCCGCGCTCGCGCGTGAAGGCACGGGGGCGGCCGCCGCCCGACTCATTTCCGGAACGAACGAGCTCCACGAGCAGCTCGAGCGAGCGCTCGCCGTGTTCAAGGGGACCGAAGCCGCGCTGCTCTTTTCCAGCGGCTACGCCGCCAACACGGGTGCGATACCGGCGCTCGCCTCCCGGGGCGACATCATTTACGCCGACGCCCTCAACCATGCGTCACTCATCGATGGATGCCGGCTGTCGCGCGCCGAGGTCAGGATCTTTCCGCATCTCGACGTCGATCGGCTCGACGATCTGCTGCGCGATGACGCCGGCCACACGGGTCGTCGATGGATCGTCGTCGACGCCGTGTTTTCGATGGACGGCGACGTCTTCCCCCTCGACGCGCTGGTGGCGCTGGCGCGCGAGCACGGCGCGTACACCTACGTCGACGACGCCCACGGCACCGGTGTGTTAGGCGCAACCGGCCGCGGGTCGGCCGAGCACTACGATGTCGAGCGCGACGTCGACGTCGCCATGGGCACCCTTGGCAAGGCTATGGGAACCACCGGCGCGTTCATCGCCGGCTCGCACCCGCTGCGCGACTGGTTGCTCAATCGCGCCCGCGCGTTCGTGTTCACAACCGCCGCGCCGCCCGCGCTCGCGGCGGGCACGCTCGAAGCCCTGCGCATCGTCGAGACGGAACCCTGGCGCCGCGATGCCCTGCGCGCCAACGCGCGCTCGATCCGCGACGGCCTGCGCGCCCTCGGCTACGATGCCGCCGGCAGCGCCGACGGGCACATCATTCCCGTGATCATCCGCGACGCCGCCGAAACGGCTCGGCTGGGCGCCGCGCTGCGGGCGCGCGGCCTGCTCGTCGGCGCCGTGCGGCCGCCGACCGTCCCGTTAGGCAGCTCGCGGCTGCGCATCACCGCCAGCGCGGCCCACACGCTCGAACAGATCGCGCGCCTGCTCGAAGCCCTCGGCGACCTGCTGCCGCGGCGCGGCTCGTGACCGCCGCCGCGTGGGCCGCGCTCGACGCGCGATACGTCTGGCACCCGTATACCCAACACGGCACCGCACCACTGCCGGTCCCAATCGTCCGCGCCGAGGGCGCACGTCTGCATACCGCCGATGGTCGCGTCCTGCTCGACGCGATTTCCTCGTGGTGGGTCACGCTCCACGGGCACTGCAATCCGGCGATCGCCGCCGCAATCGCCGAGCAGGCGGCCACCCTCGAGCAGGTGATCTTCGCCGGGTGCACCCACGAACCCGCCGCGCGCCTCGCCGCCGAGCTCGTGAACGTGCTGCCGCCCGGCCTAACGCGCGTGTTCTTCTCCGACGACGGCTCGACCGCCGTCGAGGTCGCGGTCAAGACCGCGCTCCAGTTCTGGCGCAACAACGGCGAAAGCCGCCCGCTCATCGCCGCCCTCGAACACGCTTATCACGGCGACACCTTCGGCGCCATGAGCGTGAGCGCCCGCGGCACGTTCACTGATCCCTTTGCCGACCGCCTCTGGTCCGTCGAGCGGCTCCCCGATCCCGTCGATGGGGACACCGTCGCCGCCTTACGCACGCTCATCGACCGGCGCGGCTCCGAGCTCGCCGCCCTCATCGTCGAACCGCTGCTGCTCGGCGCCGGCGGCATGCGCGTCTGGTCCGAGCACACCTTGCGCGCGCTCGCCGAGTGCTGCGCCAAGGCGCACGTGCTCCTGATCGCCGACGAGGTGCTGACGGGGTTCGGACGCACGGGACCCCTCTTCGCCTGCGCGCGCGCCGGCGTCGCGCCCGACATCATGTGCCTGTCCAAGGGCCTAACGGGAGGCGCGCTCCCGCTCGGCGCCACGATCACGACGGAGCGCATCTTCGAGGGATTTCGGAGTCAGGATCGCCGGCGGACGCTGTTTCATGGACACTCGTATACGGCCAATCCCATCGCGTGCGCCGCCGGACGCGCCAGCCTCGCGCTCCTCGACGCCGACTCGGCGCGGAGCCGCGAGGCCATCGAGCGAGCGCATCGCGAGCACATGGCGCGGCTCGCGGCGCACCCGCGCGTGCGTCGAACGCGCGTGCTCGGCACCATTGCCGCATTCGACGTCGATGGCGAGGAGGGGTATCTCAGCTCCGTCGGCAGCGAACTTGGCGCATTCGCGCTCCGCAACGGCGTGCTGCTCCGCCCGCTCGGCAACGTCGTCTACGTGCTGCCGCCGTTCTGCACCACCGCCGACGATCTCGCCGTGATCTATCGCGTCATCGAGCGCTTTCTCGAGTCCAGATGATCCGGTTAGGCGTGACTGGAACCGACACCGGCGTCGGCAAAACCACCGTCAGCCGCGCGCTCCTCGGCCTCATGCGTGCCGACGGACTTCGCGTCGCCGCGATGAAACCGGTCGAGACCGGCGTCGCCGCCGATGACCCGGCATCCGACGCACGCGCGCTCGCGTCGGCTGCCGGCACCGCCGCGCCGATGCGCGATGTGTGTCCCATCGTGCTCGGCGAACCGCTCGCTCCGTGGATGGCCGCACGACGCGCCGGCCGCGCGATCTCGATGGACGTCCTCGACGGCGCGCAGCGCCGCCTTTCGACCGACGCCGATGCGGTGCTCGTCGAGGGCGCCGGCGGCGTCCTCGTTCCGATCACCGAACGCGACACCTATGTCACGCTCTTCCGGCGTTGGGCCCTCGATGCAATCGTCGTCGCGGCCAATCGACTCGGCGCCATCAACCACACGCTGCTCACGGTGTACGCACTACGAGATGCCGCCGTGCCGGTGCTCGGCGTCGTGTTGAATGAAATCGACGGCGCCCCGCCGGATGTTGCACGCGCCACGAACCTCGAATCGCTCCAGGCGTTGCTTCCGGATACGCCGGTGGTGAGCTTCCCTTGGCTCCCCGCGCCGGCCGACCATGCGTCGCTGGCGCGCACCGCCGCGGCAAGCAGACTGCGCGAGCTGATCGCCCGCGCCAGGCTCGGACACTCTGTCGACGAAGGACGTGTGAATCGATGACGTACGAGTACGAATTCCGCGATTGGGATGCGCTCGCCGGACAGTCGCTGGCCGGCGAAATCGTTAGGCGCGAAGATGCGCGCGCAGTGCTCGCGGCGCCGGACGAAGCGCTGCTCGCGCAGCTCGCCGCTGCCTACCGCGTGCGGCGCCACTATTGGCAGAACCGCGTGCGATTGCACTTCCTGCTCAACGCGCAGAGCGGCCTGTGTCCGGAGGACTGCCACTACTGCTCGCAGTCGGCGATCTCGACGGCGGAAATCGCCAAGTATCCGCTGCTCGCGCGCGAAAAGATCCTCGCCGCGGCCGAGCGCGCGGCAAGCGTCAAGGCCGGCACGTTCTGTCTCGTGATCTCCGGTCGCACGCCCGGCGAGCGGGTCTTTCAGAAAGTGTTGGACGCGGTACGCGCCATCCGCAGCACGTACGACCTGCGCGTCTGCGCGTGTCTCGGATTGCTGAGCGAAGAGCAGGCGCGCCGCCTGCGCGACGCGGGCGTCACGCAGGTCAATCACAATCTGAACACCTCGGAACGGTTCCACGCCGAAGTATGCAGCACGCACACCTTCGACGACCGCCGCCTAACGGTAGAGCACGTGCGGGCCGCCGGGCTCAAGACCTGCTCAGGCGGCATCGTCGGCATGGGCGAGTCCGACGATGACATCATCGACCTCGCGCTTTCCTTGCGCGCGCTCGAGGTGCGCAGCGTCCCGCTCAACTTCCTGATTCCGATTGCAGGCACGCCATTCGCCGATCGCGGCGCGCTCGACCCGCGCCGCTGTCTGCGCGTCTTGTGTCTCTTCCGGCTGCTGCTCCCATCGCAGGAGCTCCGTATTGCCGGCGGACGCGAAGTGCACTTGCGATCGATGCAGGTGATGGGACTCTATCCGGCAAACTCCATCTTCATCGGCGACTACCTGACCACGCCCGGCCAGGCGGCGCGCGACGACCTGGAGATGATTCGCGACGCCGGCTTCGTGCTCGAAGCCCCCGATGGATCGCCGCTCACTGGAGATCCACTCGAGGGCATCACCGAGACGGTGACAGCGTGAATGTCAGCTCGCCGCGTGCCGGATGGCCGTCGCGGGCCATCGTGCGCCACCGGATCAGGTAAGGCCCCGGTGCTAACGGACCACGCACGGCGGCCACGACTGCCGCGGTGTCGCTGCCATCGGACAACGAGAGCGGCGCCAATGGAACCGGCGCGCCGGCCGCCGTGCTGAGCGTGACGCTGGTCGCCGCCAGCTCCGGTTTCTCGGTGAACCAGAACTCGAGCGCTTTGGGCGGTACGCCTAACGTGGACCCGTTGCTCGGCGCCGAACGTTTGAGGTGGGTGTGGAACGCGGCGAATCCGCTCGCGCCCACGACGCATAGCGCCACCGATGCACACGCGATCGCTGCGCGTCTCGCGACGGCCGCCCGCGACACGCCGCGCGCGGCCGCGCGCCGCCCTCCTGTATCCTTCGATTGCCGCATCGAGTCTCCTCAGTCCCTTTCAGTGACCGCGGCGCAGCTCCGGTGCGCCGCTTCCTCATGAGCAAGATGACCGCCGTGCACGCCGGGTTGAAGAGGCGCTGCCTCTCGCATCGACTCGTTGGCGGCGTGTCGCTTACACTATTAGTAGTAGCCGTGGCCGCCGCGGCATCGTGCGACCATCCGGGCGCGCCCAACACTGCGCCCGCGGCGCGGCCACTGCCTCTCTTTCATCTCGCACTGCTGCGCCGCACGTCGGACTTTTTCTACGGCCTTACGGTCATGCGCTGCGGCGACGGAACGCCGTACTGGACCTTCGGTGATCGCGGCGCGAAGGGCGCCCCGCCCGACACCGTCACCTACGGCGTGCCTCCGCGCGGATACGAAACCCACATCGGTCCGCTCTCGCTCGACCCGGGCTGCTATCGCGTCGAGATCACCGGCGGCGCCAGCACGCGATTCAGTGTGGAACGCGATGGTCGCATTGTCGCGCTCGATGATTCCGCCATCGTCACAACGACCACGCTCGCGCCGGACTCGACTAAGCATCGATCCGACACCACGACGCATCCCTCCGATACTGCCAAGCATCCCCGGGACACGACCATTCATCTCTGAGCTGCGAGGCCGCACGGCCTAGCGTCAGAGACGTCGGGCGGTGACATTACGTCCATGCGTCGCCGCTGGTACACCCGCATCGGCTCCGCGCTCCTGGCGATCTGGTTCGTGCTGTGTGTGAGCGAACCGGTTGCCGCCATGCATCGGTGCCCGATGCACGACGGCGTTGCCGGCCTCATGGTCATGCCCAACGGGCAGACGATGGCCGGCGCGGCGCAGCTCCCGCACAACCCCGACCAGCAGCCCGGCCCGACGCACCACGACTGCACCTGCGTCGGCGATTGCGCCGGTGCGACGTTCGCCGGTATCCCGGCGGTGTCGGTGACGCTCGCCGGCGCCGGTGTTCGCGTGCTGCGCGTCGACACTCCCGCCGCGCCGGTGACGCATCCGGTGCCGGCGCCGCACGCCCGTCCCTTCGCCAACGGACCTCCCGCCATCGCGTGATGCACGCCCGAGGCGCGACGCGCCTCGCCGCTGTTCACTCACGCGCTCGCTCACGTCGGTGCCACCGCGGCCTAACGGTCCTCCGGTGGCGCGTGTCGCGCGCACTCTGAAGAGATTGACCGCGCCGGTTTCGATGGCCCCAGTGCCGTCCCACGCCGGATCCACGGTCGCGACATACGGGACGACACATGCTCTGCTGCCTAACCGAGAGCCGGAATCGCCGGTCGAGGACAAG comes from Gemmatimonadaceae bacterium and encodes:
- a CDS encoding beta-L-arabinofuranosidase domain-containing protein, whose product is MSSDVTRREFVIGTAAAAAAATIWPRRALAARRRWFSGAASDPSIVQPFDLARVQLRPGPFLDQTEIARRHLLSIDPDRLLHMFRITAGLASSAQPLGGWEAPVNELRGHYTGHFMSGCALMSTSMRDPELRKRGAYVVSVLAQCQQAHGNGYVSAFPEEFFDRLREGKNVWAPFYTIHKIIAGLLDTYAYTGNAQAMTVLTGLAAWTRGWVSPLGDEAMARVLEREYGGMNEVLYNLSAVTGDAQWAQLAHRFDHERVFAPLAMGRDELKGLHVNTTIPKIIGAARRYEVVGDARYHAVADYFWREVTGHRAYCTGGTSNGEGWQAEPDVLSTQLSGYTQECCTTYNMLKLTRHVFGWTADPRCADFYERALFNGILGTQHPADGMTLYYVPLASGYWKLFGHPNESFWCCNGTGLESYSKFGDSIYFHDDAGVYVNLFIASELDDRERGVRLTQETRFPLEESTRLTVHCARPTRFAMRVRVPYWVGRAGSATLNGRRLDAFAGPSSYLVVDRTWKDGDRLEMALPMGLHADPTPDNPAVQALMYGPLVLAGRLGSAGLTPDVLRAEPTKPRTVPEYKADPVPAPSFTALDADPSAWITKRSAAGAPLEFHTVGQATDVTLVPLNTVIDERYAVYWNVTPRGA
- a CDS encoding copper resistance CopC family protein encodes the protein MRQSKDTGGRRAAARGVSRAAVARRAAIACASVALCVVGASGFAAFHTHLKRSAPSNGSTLGVPPKALEFWFTEKPELAATSVTLSTAAGAPVPLAPLSLSDGSDTAAVVAAVRGPLAPGPYLIRWRTMARDGHPARGELTFTLSPSR
- the bioB gene encoding biotin synthase BioB — protein: MTYEYEFRDWDALAGQSLAGEIVRREDARAVLAAPDEALLAQLAAAYRVRRHYWQNRVRLHFLLNAQSGLCPEDCHYCSQSAISTAEIAKYPLLAREKILAAAERAASVKAGTFCLVISGRTPGERVFQKVLDAVRAIRSTYDLRVCACLGLLSEEQARRLRDAGVTQVNHNLNTSERFHAEVCSTHTFDDRRLTVEHVRAAGLKTCSGGIVGMGESDDDIIDLALSLRALEVRSVPLNFLIPIAGTPFADRGALDPRRCLRVLCLFRLLLPSQELRIAGGREVHLRSMQVMGLYPANSIFIGDYLTTPGQAARDDLEMIRDAGFVLEAPDGSPLTGDPLEGITETVTA
- the bioD gene encoding dethiobiotin synthase, yielding MIRLGVTGTDTGVGKTTVSRALLGLMRADGLRVAAMKPVETGVAADDPASDARALASAAGTAAPMRDVCPIVLGEPLAPWMAARRAGRAISMDVLDGAQRRLSTDADAVLVEGAGGVLVPITERDTYVTLFRRWALDAIVVAANRLGAINHTLLTVYALRDAAVPVLGVVLNEIDGAPPDVARATNLESLQALLPDTPVVSFPWLPAPADHASLARTAAASRLRELIARARLGHSVDEGRVNR
- a CDS encoding adenosylmethionine--8-amino-7-oxononanoate transaminase yields the protein MTAAAWAALDARYVWHPYTQHGTAPLPVPIVRAEGARLHTADGRVLLDAISSWWVTLHGHCNPAIAAAIAEQAATLEQVIFAGCTHEPAARLAAELVNVLPPGLTRVFFSDDGSTAVEVAVKTALQFWRNNGESRPLIAALEHAYHGDTFGAMSVSARGTFTDPFADRLWSVERLPDPVDGDTVAALRTLIDRRGSELAALIVEPLLLGAGGMRVWSEHTLRALAECCAKAHVLLIADEVLTGFGRTGPLFACARAGVAPDIMCLSKGLTGGALPLGATITTERIFEGFRSQDRRRTLFHGHSYTANPIACAAGRASLALLDADSARSREAIERAHREHMARLAAHPRVRRTRVLGTIAAFDVDGEEGYLSSVGSELGAFALRNGVLLRPLGNVVYVLPPFCTTADDLAVIYRVIERFLESR
- the bioF gene encoding 8-amino-7-oxononanoate synthase, with protein sequence MPTRAIAQSSSALDTLLRRDLAVLDHADLRRETHAVRGRRGAAVSADGRAAVDFSSNDYLGLAGDPRIASAIAAALAREGTGAAAARLISGTNELHEQLERALAVFKGTEAALLFSSGYAANTGAIPALASRGDIIYADALNHASLIDGCRLSRAEVRIFPHLDVDRLDDLLRDDAGHTGRRWIVVDAVFSMDGDVFPLDALVALAREHGAYTYVDDAHGTGVLGATGRGSAEHYDVERDVDVAMGTLGKAMGTTGAFIAGSHPLRDWLLNRARAFVFTTAAPPALAAGTLEALRIVETEPWRRDALRANARSIRDGLRALGYDAAGSADGHIIPVIIRDAAETARLGAALRARGLLVGAVRPPTVPLGSSRLRITASAAHTLEQIARLLEALGDLLPRRGS